A genomic window from Streptomyces mirabilis includes:
- a CDS encoding DUF6332 family protein — protein MGRRTQEQRDAMTIEIGYALLSATFAAGLALGAVSGPALLFDLPLTIEKGLITSGVLLATALFAVRVVTVLVRFGRAAGTHPSHPGRTNPDS, from the coding sequence ATGGGGAGACGCACGCAGGAGCAGCGGGACGCGATGACGATCGAGATCGGGTACGCGCTCCTCAGCGCGACCTTCGCGGCGGGCCTGGCGCTGGGCGCCGTATCCGGCCCCGCGCTGCTCTTCGATCTCCCGCTCACCATCGAGAAGGGCCTGATCACCTCGGGGGTACTGCTGGCGACCGCGCTCTTCGCGGTACGCGTGGTCACGGTGCTCGTCCGCTTCGGCCGCGCGGCCGGCACTCACCCGAGCCACCCCGGCCGCACCAACCCCGACTCATAG
- a CDS encoding response regulator transcription factor — protein sequence MIRVLLADDQSLVRAGFKALLDAQADLEVAGEAADGEEAVRKVRELRPDVVLMDIRMPLLDGLAATRRLTDDPDLEDVKVVMLTTFELDEYVFEAIRSGASGFLVKDTEPDELLRAVRAVVGGDALLSPGVTRRLIAEFAARSKEPAAAESLVRLTEREREVMALVGIGLSNDEIARRLVVSPLTAKTHVSRTMVKLGARDRAQLVVLAYESGLVRPGWLG from the coding sequence GTGATCCGCGTCCTGCTCGCTGACGACCAGTCACTGGTCAGGGCGGGCTTCAAGGCGCTGCTCGACGCACAGGCGGACCTGGAGGTGGCCGGTGAGGCGGCCGACGGCGAGGAGGCGGTGCGCAAGGTGCGCGAACTTCGCCCCGACGTCGTTCTGATGGACATCCGCATGCCGCTGCTCGACGGCCTCGCCGCGACCCGCCGTCTCACCGACGACCCGGACCTCGAGGACGTGAAGGTGGTCATGCTCACCACCTTCGAGCTGGACGAGTACGTCTTCGAGGCGATCCGCTCCGGTGCCTCCGGCTTCCTCGTCAAGGACACCGAGCCGGACGAACTCCTACGCGCGGTACGGGCGGTGGTCGGCGGCGACGCGCTGCTGTCACCGGGCGTGACGCGCCGGCTGATCGCGGAGTTCGCGGCCCGCTCCAAGGAGCCCGCGGCCGCGGAGTCGCTCGTCCGGCTCACGGAGCGGGAGCGGGAGGTGATGGCTCTCGTCGGTATCGGACTGTCGAACGACGAGATCGCGCGGCGTCTGGTCGTCAGCCCGCTCACGGCCAAGACCCATGTCAGCCGCACGATGGTGAAGCTCGGCGCCCGTGACCGGGCCCAACTGGTCGTGCTCGCCTATGAGTCGGGGTTGGTGCGGCCGGGGTGGCTCGGGTGA
- a CDS encoding sensor histidine kinase — protein sequence MEEQRTPRSPVWAGGPPWWRHGPPGWRRWSGEDQGDGRGGRGDRWPWRSTLLLTVFVLGGSQFAAHAQNGERITLDLFGRALLILGTGLLLWRHRHPVLVAFGTAAAALVYLAAGYPYGPVFVTVAVGCFGAVVAGHRWAAWTAVGMLWASHLLVGHWLYRWLPPAGDRAASWNQELGFLTWGVLVVVVSELARIRREQWARDRAERARAAARRADEERLRIARELHDVLAHSISVIHVQAGVGLALLDSDPEQARTALTTIKEASKEALGEVRQVLDTLRTPGEAPRAPAPGLDRLPELVEQAASAGLTVEVEKPVGVPKLPPGTDLAAFRIVQEALTNVVRHSGSRHARVRLEAAQGTLRLRIDDDGPATGTDAGGSGNGLAGMRERAVALGGTIEAGPRDDGGFRVLAVLPLKVKEDR from the coding sequence ATGGAAGAGCAGCGAACCCCCAGGTCCCCGGTGTGGGCCGGGGGACCGCCGTGGTGGCGGCACGGGCCACCGGGGTGGCGCCGATGGAGCGGCGAGGACCAGGGCGACGGGCGCGGCGGGCGCGGTGACCGGTGGCCGTGGCGTTCCACCCTGCTGCTGACCGTCTTCGTGCTGGGCGGCTCTCAGTTCGCGGCGCACGCCCAGAACGGCGAACGCATCACCCTGGACCTTTTCGGGAGGGCGCTGCTGATCCTCGGCACCGGCCTGCTGCTGTGGCGGCACCGGCACCCGGTGCTCGTCGCCTTCGGCACGGCCGCGGCGGCGCTGGTCTATCTGGCCGCCGGATATCCGTACGGGCCCGTGTTCGTCACCGTCGCCGTCGGCTGCTTCGGAGCGGTCGTCGCGGGGCACCGCTGGGCCGCCTGGACGGCCGTCGGCATGCTGTGGGCCAGCCATCTGCTGGTGGGGCACTGGCTCTACCGTTGGTTGCCGCCCGCGGGGGACCGGGCCGCCTCCTGGAATCAGGAACTCGGCTTCCTCACGTGGGGCGTGCTGGTCGTGGTGGTGTCGGAGCTGGCCCGGATACGCCGTGAGCAGTGGGCCCGCGACCGCGCCGAACGCGCGCGGGCCGCCGCCCGGCGCGCCGACGAGGAGCGGCTGCGGATCGCCCGTGAACTGCACGACGTGCTCGCTCACAGCATCTCCGTGATCCATGTTCAGGCAGGCGTCGGCCTCGCGCTTCTCGACTCCGACCCGGAACAGGCGCGCACGGCGCTCACCACCATCAAGGAGGCCAGCAAGGAGGCGCTCGGCGAGGTCCGCCAGGTGCTCGACACACTCCGTACGCCGGGGGAGGCGCCGCGCGCGCCGGCGCCCGGGCTCGACCGGCTCCCCGAACTCGTCGAACAGGCGGCGAGCGCGGGTCTGACGGTCGAGGTCGAGAAACCCGTCGGCGTTCCGAAGCTTCCGCCGGGTACCGACCTCGCCGCGTTCCGTATCGTCCAGGAGGCCCTCACCAATGTCGTACGGCACTCGGGGTCGCGGCACGCGCGCGTGCGGCTCGAAGCCGCACAGGGCACGCTGCGGCTGCGGATCGACGACGACGGGCCCGCGACCGGCACCGACGCGGGCGGCAGCGGCAACGGGCTGGCCGGTATGCGGGAGCGGGCCGTCGCCCTCGGTGGCACGATCGAGGCGGGCCCGCGCGACGACGGAGGCTTCCGGGTGCTGGCCGTGCTCCCGCTGAAGGTCAAGGAGGACCGGTGA
- a CDS encoding TetR/AcrR family transcriptional regulator produces the protein MSTARGARARARIEVTAAIKEEARRQLAAEGAAKLSLRAVARELGMVSSALYRYFPSRDDLLTALIIDAYDSLGESAEAAHAQVAGAGPRERWIAVCMAARRWALAQPHEYALIYGSPVPGYTAPDTTIPAASRVGLLLVGIVRDAYRGKGVARTPLPPDLKAEAQRMAADLAPDLPPEAVAALVAAWAQLYGLIGFELFGQFNRLVEDREPFFRHAVDQLAHGVGLVYPEPTGSSGKGNGTGGP, from the coding sequence ATGAGTACCGCACGCGGAGCACGCGCCCGAGCCAGGATCGAGGTCACCGCGGCCATCAAGGAAGAGGCACGCAGACAGCTCGCCGCGGAGGGCGCCGCCAAGCTCTCGCTCAGAGCCGTCGCCCGGGAGCTCGGCATGGTCTCCTCCGCGCTCTACCGATACTTCCCCAGCCGTGACGACCTGCTGACCGCGCTCATCATCGACGCCTACGACTCCCTCGGCGAGAGCGCGGAGGCGGCGCACGCGCAGGTCGCGGGCGCCGGGCCACGCGAACGCTGGATCGCGGTGTGCATGGCGGCGCGCCGTTGGGCCCTGGCGCAACCGCACGAGTACGCGCTCATCTACGGTTCGCCCGTGCCCGGCTACACCGCGCCGGACACGACCATCCCGGCCGCCTCCCGCGTGGGGCTGCTGCTGGTCGGCATCGTGCGTGACGCGTATCGGGGCAAGGGGGTGGCCCGCACCCCGCTGCCGCCCGACCTGAAGGCCGAGGCGCAGCGGATGGCCGCCGACCTCGCGCCCGACCTGCCGCCCGAGGCGGTCGCGGCGCTCGTCGCCGCCTGGGCCCAGCTCTACGGGCTGATCGGGTTCGAGCTCTTCGGGCAGTTCAACCGGCTCGTGGAGGACCGCGAGCCGTTCTTCCGGCACGCGGTGGACCAACTCGCCCACGGCGTGGGCCTGGTGTACCCCGAGCCGACCGGGTCATCGGGCAAGGGGAACGGCACGGGCGGTCCCTGA
- a CDS encoding nitroreductase family deazaflavin-dependent oxidoreductase, translating to MSTHVQKPGWFTVNVFNRCVAFMTRRGLSIWGSRVLAVRGRKSGAWRTTPVNLLTVDGQQYLVAPRGHVQWTHNMRAAGGGELRLGKRVDTFTATEVGDDDKVPLLRAYLKRWKAEVGVFFGGVGPDSSPEELRRIAPDHPVFRITVTS from the coding sequence ATGTCCACGCACGTCCAGAAGCCCGGCTGGTTCACCGTCAACGTCTTCAACCGCTGCGTGGCGTTCATGACCCGCCGCGGTCTCAGCATCTGGGGCTCCCGGGTCCTGGCCGTCCGTGGCCGCAAGAGCGGCGCATGGCGCACCACCCCGGTCAATCTGCTCACCGTGGACGGACAGCAGTACCTGGTCGCACCCCGCGGCCACGTCCAGTGGACGCACAACATGCGGGCCGCGGGCGGAGGCGAACTGCGCCTCGGCAAGAGGGTGGACACGTTCACCGCGACCGAGGTCGGCGACGACGACAAGGTTCCGCTGCTGCGCGCCTACCTCAAGCGCTGGAAGGCGGAGGTCGGTGTCTTCTTCGGAGGCGTCGGCCCCGACTCCTCCCCCGAGGAGCTGCGGCGCATCGCTCCCGACCACCCGGTCTTCCGGATCACGGTCACGAGCTGA
- a CDS encoding geranylgeranyl reductase family protein gives MSSENSSADDEQRVWDVVVVGAGPAGASAAYAAAVAGRSVLLLEKAELPRYKTCGGGIIGPSRDALPPGFELPLQDRVHAVTFSLDGKFTRTRRSRQMLFGLINRPEFDQQLVEHAQKAGAELRTGVTVSRVEQHGSAVPDRRTVAVVLQGGEAVLARAVVGADGSASRIGAHVGVKLDQVDLGLEAEIPVPETVAEDWQGRVLIDWGPMPGSYGWVFPKGDTLTVGVISARGEGAATKRYLEDFIARLGLAGFEPSVSSGHLTRCRAEDSPLSRGRVLVCGDAAGLLEPWTREGISFALRSGRLAGEWAVRIAEAHDAVDTRRQALNYAFAIKAGLGVEMAVGKSMLAAFERRPGMLHAAITSFRPAWRAFAGITRGSTTLGELVRSHPMAGRALSALDRRSAVAAPTVAESTPTTE, from the coding sequence GTGAGCAGCGAGAACTCTTCGGCGGACGACGAACAGCGGGTGTGGGACGTCGTCGTGGTCGGCGCGGGGCCGGCGGGCGCCTCGGCCGCCTATGCGGCAGCGGTCGCGGGACGCAGCGTCCTGCTGCTGGAGAAGGCGGAACTGCCCCGCTACAAGACGTGTGGCGGCGGCATCATCGGCCCCTCGCGCGACGCCCTGCCGCCCGGCTTCGAACTTCCTCTCCAGGACCGGGTGCACGCGGTCACGTTCTCGCTCGACGGCAAGTTCACCCGCACCCGGCGCTCCAGGCAGATGCTGTTCGGGCTCATCAACCGGCCCGAGTTCGACCAGCAGCTCGTCGAGCACGCCCAGAAGGCGGGAGCCGAGCTGCGCACGGGAGTGACGGTCTCGCGGGTCGAACAGCACGGGTCCGCGGTGCCCGACCGGCGCACCGTCGCCGTCGTCCTTCAGGGCGGCGAGGCCGTGCTGGCGCGGGCGGTCGTCGGCGCGGACGGCAGCGCCAGCCGCATAGGGGCGCACGTCGGGGTGAAGCTCGACCAGGTCGACCTCGGCCTGGAGGCGGAGATCCCGGTGCCGGAGACCGTCGCCGAGGACTGGCAGGGGCGGGTCCTGATCGACTGGGGTCCCATGCCGGGCAGTTACGGCTGGGTGTTCCCCAAGGGGGACACGCTCACCGTCGGCGTGATCTCCGCGCGCGGCGAAGGTGCCGCCACCAAGCGGTACTTGGAGGACTTCATCGCCCGGCTCGGGCTCGCCGGTTTCGAGCCGAGCGTCTCCTCCGGTCACCTGACGCGCTGCCGCGCCGAGGACTCCCCGCTGTCGCGCGGGCGCGTGCTGGTCTGCGGTGACGCGGCGGGGCTGCTCGAACCCTGGACCCGCGAGGGCATCTCCTTCGCGCTGCGCTCCGGGCGGCTCGCGGGGGAGTGGGCGGTACGGATCGCCGAGGCGCACGACGCGGTGGACACCCGGCGCCAGGCGCTCAACTACGCCTTCGCCATCAAGGCCGGGCTCGGCGTGGAGATGGCCGTCGGCAAGAGCATGCTCGCGGCCTTCGAGCGCCGGCCGGGCATGCTCCACGCGGCGATCACCAGTTTCCGGCCCGCCTGGAGGGCGTTCGCCGGGATCACCCGCGGTTCGACCACGCTGGGCGAGTTGGTGCGTTCCCACCCGATGGCAGGGCGCGCCCTGTCCGCGCTCGACCGGCGCTCGGCCGTCGCCGCGCCGACGGTCGCCGAGAGCACTCCGACCACGGAGTGA
- a CDS encoding dipeptidase, whose product MSSNPVAETVASLMPGAQAELAELVAFKSVADFDQYPRSESEGAANWVAGALRAEGFQDVALLDTPDGTQSVYGFLPGPEGAKTVLLYAHYDVQPPLDEAAWTTPPFELTERAGRWYGRGAADCKGGFIMHLLALRALKANGGVPVGVKVIVEGSEEQGTGGLERYAEQHPELLTADTVVIGDVGNFRLGLPTVTSTLRGMTLVRVQIDTLEGNLHSGQFGGAAPDALGALIRVLDSLRAEDGSTTIDGLTGDARWEGLQYEEEAFRKDAKVLDGVELIGSGTVADRIWARPAVTVLGIDCPPVVGATPSVQAGARALVSLRVPPGVDAVEATKLLQAHLEARTPWGARVSTEQIGQGQPFRADTSSPAYTAMAEAMAVAYPGEEMQSAGQGGSIPLCNTLASLYPHAEILLIGLSEPQAQIHAVNESVSPDELERLSVTEALFLQKYAAS is encoded by the coding sequence ATGTCGTCGAATCCGGTCGCCGAGACCGTCGCCTCGCTCATGCCCGGGGCGCAGGCGGAGCTCGCCGAACTGGTGGCCTTCAAGTCGGTGGCGGACTTCGACCAGTACCCCAGGAGTGAGAGCGAGGGCGCCGCGAACTGGGTCGCCGGCGCGCTGCGCGCCGAGGGTTTTCAGGACGTGGCGCTGCTGGACACCCCGGACGGCACGCAGTCGGTGTACGGCTTCCTGCCCGGGCCCGAGGGCGCCAAGACCGTGCTGCTGTACGCGCACTACGACGTGCAGCCGCCACTGGACGAGGCTGCCTGGACGACCCCGCCGTTCGAGCTGACGGAGCGCGCCGGCCGCTGGTACGGGCGCGGCGCCGCCGACTGCAAGGGCGGGTTCATCATGCACCTGCTCGCGCTGCGCGCGCTGAAGGCGAACGGTGGCGTTCCGGTGGGCGTCAAGGTGATCGTCGAGGGTTCGGAGGAGCAGGGCACGGGCGGTCTGGAGCGGTACGCCGAACAGCACCCGGAGCTGCTGACCGCCGACACCGTCGTCATCGGCGACGTCGGCAACTTCCGGCTGGGTCTGCCGACGGTCACCTCGACCCTGCGCGGGATGACGCTCGTTCGCGTGCAGATCGACACGCTGGAAGGCAATCTGCACTCGGGCCAGTTCGGCGGGGCGGCGCCCGACGCGCTGGGCGCGCTGATCCGCGTACTGGACTCGCTGCGCGCCGAGGACGGTTCGACGACGATCGACGGGCTGACCGGGGACGCGCGCTGGGAAGGCTTGCAGTACGAGGAGGAGGCGTTCCGCAAGGACGCCAAGGTGCTGGACGGGGTCGAGTTGATCGGCTCGGGTACGGTCGCCGACCGCATCTGGGCGCGTCCGGCCGTCACCGTGCTCGGCATCGACTGCCCGCCGGTCGTCGGCGCCACCCCGTCCGTGCAGGCGGGCGCGCGTGCGCTGGTGAGTCTGCGGGTGCCGCCGGGCGTGGACGCGGTCGAGGCGACCAAGCTCCTCCAGGCCCATCTCGAGGCGCGCACGCCGTGGGGCGCGCGGGTGAGCACCGAGCAGATCGGCCAGGGCCAGCCGTTCCGCGCCGACACCTCCAGCCCGGCGTACACGGCGATGGCCGAGGCGATGGCCGTCGCCTACCCGGGCGAGGAGATGCAGTCCGCGGGCCAGGGCGGTTCCATCCCGTTGTGCAACACCCTCGCCTCGCTCTACCCGCACGCGGAGATCCTCCTCATCGGCCTGAGCGAGCCGCAGGCGCAGATCCACGCCGTGAACGAGAGCGTCTCCCCCGACGAGCTGGAGCGTCTCTCGGTCACGGAGGCGCTGTTCCTCCAGAAGTACGCGGCGAGCTGA
- a CDS encoding NUDIX hydrolase — MIVWINGAFGAGKTSTARELIDLIPNSTLFDPEVIGGELAHLLPAKRLAEVGDFQDLPIWRRLVVDTAAALLAELGGVLVVPMTLLRQEYRDEIFGGLASRRIEVRHVLLAPAETILRARIADREIPENLPDGETRVRQWSYDHIEPYRAALASWLTADAHPVDTSALTPYDTAVRVAEAVRTGDASACDIVQTPEPTSETVAAGVLLFDEEDRVLLVDPTYKAGWEFPGGVVEPGEAPARAGMREVAEETGIRLEDVPGLLVVDWEPPAPPGYGGLRLLFDGGRLDSDEARRLLLPGPELRAWRFVTEREAADLLPPVRYERLRWALRARERGAALYLEAGVPLG; from the coding sequence GTGATCGTCTGGATCAACGGAGCGTTCGGTGCGGGGAAGACCTCCACCGCACGGGAACTGATCGACCTGATCCCGAACAGCACGCTCTTCGACCCCGAGGTGATCGGCGGCGAGCTCGCGCACCTGCTGCCCGCCAAACGCCTCGCCGAAGTCGGCGACTTCCAGGACCTGCCGATCTGGCGGCGCCTGGTGGTCGACACCGCGGCCGCCCTGCTCGCGGAGCTCGGCGGCGTGCTCGTGGTTCCCATGACCCTGCTGCGCCAGGAGTACCGTGACGAGATCTTCGGCGGCCTCGCCTCGCGCCGGATCGAAGTACGCCATGTGCTCCTCGCCCCGGCGGAAACGATCCTGCGGGCGCGCATAGCCGACCGGGAGATACCCGAGAACCTCCCCGACGGCGAGACACGGGTGCGCCAATGGTCCTACGACCACATCGAGCCCTACCGCGCGGCGCTCGCCTCCTGGCTCACCGCCGACGCCCATCCCGTCGACACCAGCGCCCTCACCCCGTACGACACCGCAGTGCGCGTCGCCGAAGCCGTACGCACCGGTGACGCGTCGGCGTGCGACATCGTGCAGACCCCCGAACCGACCTCCGAGACCGTCGCCGCCGGAGTCCTCCTCTTCGACGAGGAGGACCGGGTACTGCTCGTCGACCCCACCTACAAGGCGGGCTGGGAGTTTCCCGGCGGCGTCGTCGAACCGGGGGAGGCTCCAGCGCGCGCGGGCATGCGCGAGGTCGCCGAGGAGACCGGCATACGGCTCGAGGACGTACCCGGTCTGCTGGTGGTGGACTGGGAGCCGCCCGCGCCCCCCGGCTACGGCGGTCTGCGCCTTCTCTTCGACGGCGGCCGCCTCGACTCCGACGAGGCCCGCCGGCTGCTCCTCCCCGGCCCCGAACTGCGCGCCTGGCGTTTCGTGACCGAGCGGGAGGCCGCGGACCTGCTGCCGCCCGTGCGCTACGAGCGGCTGCGCTGGGCCCTGCGGGCGCGGGAGCGCGGCGCCGCACTCTACCTGGAGGCCGGTGTACCGCTCGGCTGA
- a CDS encoding Clp protease N-terminal domain-containing protein: MPFERFTVEARKAVVTAQEEARLLKHHHIGTEHILLGLLDAPDSTAAKVLHRLGYDKETAQVDIAAVAKPGTQELRGHIPFAPSAKKTLDLALREAQQLHHTSIGTEHILLALVTGDGEGVGAKVLAERINPVNKIRAAVLASLEGSQDIEAGPWPAGTPATEDTVAAASALAGGAPVGSHHLLEAMLRAENSMAARVLRELGVDPDAVAAKIDELDPETTTDANPEEAAARTMEIRLVDDEVHLILRDPTTVAIAKKVTELSNGPIQGVGPAAGMFVPLWRSTHQLLLQIQRVLEPEPGEEDGSAASHVAKVVRTVLAPRLRR, translated from the coding sequence ATGCCATTTGAACGGTTCACGGTGGAAGCCCGCAAGGCGGTCGTCACGGCTCAGGAGGAGGCGAGGCTGCTCAAGCACCACCACATCGGCACGGAGCACATCCTGTTGGGGCTGCTCGACGCGCCGGACAGCACGGCGGCGAAAGTTCTGCACCGACTCGGGTACGACAAGGAGACGGCGCAGGTCGATATCGCCGCGGTGGCCAAGCCCGGCACGCAGGAGCTGAGGGGCCATATCCCGTTCGCGCCGAGCGCGAAGAAGACGCTGGACCTCGCCCTGCGAGAGGCGCAGCAGCTGCACCACACCTCCATCGGTACGGAACACATCCTGCTCGCCCTGGTCACCGGGGACGGTGAGGGCGTCGGCGCGAAGGTGCTCGCCGAGCGGATCAATCCGGTCAACAAGATCCGTGCCGCGGTGCTGGCGTCATTGGAGGGATCGCAGGACATCGAGGCCGGCCCATGGCCGGCCGGCACGCCTGCCACCGAGGACACGGTGGCCGCCGCCAGCGCGCTGGCCGGTGGTGCACCGGTCGGCAGCCATCACCTGCTCGAGGCGATGCTGCGGGCGGAGAACAGCATGGCGGCCAGGGTGCTGCGCGAACTCGGGGTCGACCCGGACGCGGTCGCCGCCAAGATCGACGAACTGGATCCGGAGACGACCACGGACGCGAACCCGGAGGAGGCCGCCGCGCGCACGATGGAAATCCGGCTGGTCGACGACGAGGTGCACCTGATCCTGCGGGACCCGACGACGGTCGCGATCGCCAAGAAGGTCACCGAACTGTCCAACGGCCCGATCCAGGGCGTCGGGCCGGCGGCCGGCATGTTCGTCCCGCTCTGGCGGTCGACCCATCAGCTGCTGCTGCAGATCCAGCGTGTGCTGGAACCGGAACCCGGAGAGGAGGACGGATCCGCCGCGAGCCACGTGGCCAAGGTCGTGCGCACGGTCCTCGCGCCCCGGCTCCGCCGGTGA
- a CDS encoding excisionase: METPSDWEGRLARWQNELELFEQLDETPWVTLAKAEAETGVSRSALRSWYRNGEIRSRLVDGPNGPQRLVQLDAVIERAAASPRIQRRAEREVSLEAQVTLLRHRVDQLELRLAALERT, translated from the coding sequence ATGGAGACACCGTCGGACTGGGAGGGCCGGCTCGCGCGCTGGCAGAATGAGCTGGAGCTGTTCGAACAGCTGGACGAGACACCCTGGGTCACGTTGGCCAAGGCGGAAGCCGAGACCGGCGTTTCCCGCTCGGCCCTGCGGTCCTGGTACCGCAACGGCGAGATCCGGTCCCGGCTGGTGGACGGCCCGAACGGACCGCAGCGCCTGGTCCAGCTGGACGCGGTGATCGAGCGCGCCGCCGCGTCACCACGCATTCAGCGCAGGGCGGAACGGGAAGTCAGCCTGGAAGCCCAGGTCACTCTGCTACGGCACCGGGTTGACCAGCTTGAGCTGCGACTGGCCGCGCTGGAGCGGACGTGA
- a CDS encoding carbohydrate ABC transporter permease — MTADIRTGAPVRPAPAPEKAPAPRRRPRPGRFGVHIFLMGVSLAFLAPLLLAVYASLRPYEETAQNGYFSFPKHLSFEYYRRAYSESGMGKYFTNTLLIAVPAVLVTLFLASFVAFAVSRLKLRGGLVLLMFFTAGNLLPQQVIVTPLYVLFNRIPLPWWMSDSLTMYDSYWAVIIVNIGFQMGFCVFVLANFMRTLPQEILEAAIVDGAGVWTQFWRITLPLCRPALAALGTLEFTWIYNDFLWALIFISNPDKLPITSSLNNLRGQFFTDYNLLAAGSVLVALPTILVFLLLQRHFVAGLTLGSTKG; from the coding sequence ATGACCGCCGACATCCGCACCGGCGCCCCCGTGCGCCCGGCACCCGCTCCGGAGAAGGCGCCCGCTCCCCGCCGCCGGCCGCGTCCCGGCCGCTTCGGCGTCCACATCTTCCTGATGGGCGTCTCGCTCGCCTTCCTCGCGCCGCTCCTGCTCGCCGTCTACGCCTCGCTGCGCCCGTACGAGGAGACGGCGCAGAACGGCTACTTCTCCTTCCCGAAGCACCTGTCCTTCGAGTACTACCGCCGCGCCTACAGCGAATCCGGCATGGGCAAGTACTTCACCAACACCCTGCTCATCGCCGTGCCCGCCGTCCTCGTGACCCTCTTCCTCGCCTCGTTCGTCGCCTTCGCCGTGTCCCGGCTGAAGCTGCGTGGGGGCCTGGTCCTGCTGATGTTCTTCACCGCGGGCAACCTGCTGCCCCAACAGGTCATCGTCACCCCGCTGTACGTCCTGTTCAACAGGATCCCGCTGCCGTGGTGGATGTCCGACTCGCTGACGATGTACGACTCCTACTGGGCCGTCATCATCGTCAACATCGGCTTCCAGATGGGCTTCTGCGTCTTCGTGCTGGCCAATTTCATGCGGACGCTGCCGCAGGAGATCCTCGAGGCCGCCATCGTCGACGGCGCGGGAGTGTGGACCCAGTTCTGGCGCATCACCCTCCCGCTGTGCCGCCCCGCCCTCGCGGCCCTCGGCACCCTCGAGTTCACCTGGATCTACAACGACTTCCTCTGGGCCCTGATCTTCATCTCCAACCCCGACAAGCTCCCGATCACGTCATCCCTCAACAACCTCCGCGGCCAGTTCTTCACCGACTACAACCTGCTGGCCGCGGGCTCCGTCCTGGTCGCCCTCCCCACGATCCTGGTCTTCCTGCTCCTGCAACGGCACTTCGTCGCGGGCCTGACACTGGGGTCCACCAAGGGGTAG
- a CDS encoding carbohydrate ABC transporter permease, with the protein MALNIPRRAGRRRLRRFTRRDTVVLGVLLGIPVLLDIVIVWGPTLASIGLSFTSWDGVGDIHWVGGDNYKNVFENYPAFWPAVRHNVLWLLFLGLIATPFGLFLAVLIDRGVRFSRFYQSVIYLPVVLSLAIVGFIAQLILGTDQGVVNTILNNHENPIDWLGDAHLNIWMMMIAASWRHTGYVMILYLAGLKSVDPQLKEAAAIDGANARQTFFRVVFPTLRPVNVIVGVITVIEALRAFDIVYAVNKGRNGLELLSVLITDNIIGEASRIGFGSAIAVVLLTVSLGFIVTFLVQELRGARER; encoded by the coding sequence GTGGCGCTCAACATCCCACGGCGCGCCGGACGACGGCGGCTGCGGCGGTTCACCCGCCGCGACACCGTCGTCCTCGGCGTGCTCCTCGGCATACCCGTCCTGCTCGACATCGTCATCGTCTGGGGCCCGACCCTCGCCTCCATCGGGCTCTCCTTCACCTCCTGGGACGGCGTCGGCGACATCCACTGGGTGGGCGGCGACAACTACAAGAACGTGTTCGAGAACTACCCGGCGTTCTGGCCCGCCGTCCGCCACAACGTTCTGTGGCTGCTCTTCCTCGGCCTGATCGCCACCCCGTTCGGACTGTTTCTCGCGGTGCTCATCGACCGTGGAGTGCGCTTCAGCCGCTTCTACCAGTCCGTGATCTACCTGCCGGTCGTGCTCTCGCTCGCCATCGTCGGCTTCATCGCCCAGCTGATCCTCGGCACCGACCAGGGCGTGGTCAACACGATCCTCAACAACCACGAGAACCCGATCGACTGGCTCGGCGACGCGCACCTCAACATCTGGATGATGATGATCGCAGCGAGCTGGCGGCACACGGGTTACGTCATGATCCTCTACCTCGCCGGGCTCAAGTCCGTCGACCCGCAGCTGAAGGAAGCCGCCGCGATCGACGGCGCGAACGCCCGCCAGACCTTCTTCCGTGTCGTCTTCCCGACCCTGCGCCCGGTCAACGTGATCGTCGGTGTCATCACCGTCATCGAGGCGCTGCGCGCGTTCGACATCGTCTACGCGGTCAACAAGGGCCGCAACGGCCTGGAACTGCTCTCCGTCCTGATCACCGACAACATCATCGGGGAAGCCAGCCGCATCGGATTCGGCTCCGCCATCGCGGTCGTCCTGCTCACCGTCTCCCTGGGGTTCATCGTGACGTTCCTGGTCCAAGAGCTGCGAGGTGCGCGCGAACGATGA